A genomic segment from Salvia splendens isolate huo1 chromosome 13, SspV2, whole genome shotgun sequence encodes:
- the LOC121760183 gene encoding signal recognition particle 9 kDa protein-like has product MVYIESWDDFVEKSVQLFRSDPEKTRYAMKYRHCDGKLVLKVTDDRECIKFKTDQAQDAKKMEKFNNIFFTLMARGPDADITEGGGKEQVEAQAPRRGRGRKQ; this is encoded by the exons ATGGTTTACATTGAATCATGGGACGATTTCGTGGAAAAGTCCGTCCAATTGTTTCGATCCGATCCCGAAAAA ACTCGTTATGCTATGAAATACAGGCATTGTGATGGAAAATTGGTGCTCAAAGTCACCGATGATAGAGAG tGTATCAAATTTAAGACAGACCAAGCTCAGGATGCAAAGAAGATGGAGAAGTTCAATAACATCTTCTTTACTTTGATGGCTCGGGGACCTGATG CCGACATAACTGAAGGTGGAGGAAAAGAACAAGTTGAAGCACAGGCACCAAGGAGAGGAAGGGGAAGGAAGCAATAG